Proteins encoded in a region of the Phacochoerus africanus isolate WHEZ1 chromosome 8, ROS_Pafr_v1, whole genome shotgun sequence genome:
- the ZNF527 gene encoding zinc finger protein 527 isoform X2 translates to MGMAGLISEGFVQRCHVGELQELGLSISKPNMISLLEQGKEPCMVEREMSDGQYADWESWYEIKALSPKWYIDEEEISQGIIMERLTSYGLECSSFRASWKYEGEFARHQRNEQRHFRQVTTHKEISAMKRDNEYNNSERNVLLKSVLLKQQRVPTVEQAHKFDIYDKMFPPNSVLIGHKRLHAEKESLIGNECEEFNQSTYLSKDAEIPPGGKPYESNDFSNLLSFHSLLTQHRTTHFGKLHHGYNECGDAFSCYSFFTQPQRILSGEKLYVCNDCGKAFSHDFFLSEHQRTHIGEKPYECKECNKAFRQSAHLAQHQRIHTGEKPFACNECGKAFSRYAFLVEHRRIHTGEKPYECKECNKAFRQSAHLNQHQRIHTGEKPYECNQCGKAFSRRIALTLHQRIHTGEKPFRCNECGKTFGYRSHLNQHQRIHTGEKPYECIKCGKFFRTDSQLNRHHRIHTGERPFECSKCGKAFSDALVLIHHKRSHAGEKPYECNKCGKAFSCGSYLNQHQRIHTGEKPYECSECGKAFHQILSLRLHQRIHAGEKPYNCNQCGNNFNCASALRRHQKIHNREAL, encoded by the coding sequence ACTGGGAGTCTTGGTATGAAATCAAGGCATTATCTCCAAAATGGTACATTGATGAAGAGGAAATATCCCAGGGGATAATAATGGAAAGACTTACAAGTTATGGTCTTGAATGCTCCAGTTTCAGAGCATCTTGGAAATATGAGGGTGAATTTGCGCGACATCAAAGAAATGAGCAGAGGCATTTCAGGCAAGTGACGACTCATAAGGAAATCTCTGCTATGAAAAGAGACAATGAATATAATAATTCTGAGAGAAATGTTCTCTTGAAGTCAGTACTTTTAAAACAACAGAGAGTTCCCACAGTAGAGCAAGCACATAAATTTGATATTTATGATAAAATGTTCCCCCCAAATTCAGTCCTAATTGGACATAAAAGGCTACATGCTGAGAAGGAATCTTTGATAGGTAATGAATGTGAAGAATTCAACCAGAGTACATACCTTAGCAAAGATGCAGAAATTCCTCCTGGGGGAAAACCTTATGAAAGTAATGATTTTTCAAATCTCTTAAGTTTCCACTCATTACTTACTCAACATCGAACAACTCATTTTGGAAAATTGCACCATGGATACAATGAATGTGGTGATGCCTTTAGCTGTTACTCATTCTTTACTCAACCTCAGAGAATTCTCAGTGGAGAGAAACTGTATGTGTGCAATGACTGTGGAAAAGCCTTTAGCCATGACTTCTTTCTCAGTGAACATCAGAGAACTCATATTGGGGAGAAACCATATGAATGTAAGGAATGCAACAAAGCTTTCAGACAGAGTGCACACCTTGCTCAACATCAGAGGatccacactggagagaaaccctttgcatgcaatgaatgtgggaaggcctttagCCGTTATGCCTTTCTCGTTGAACATCGGAGaattcacacaggagagaaaccatatgaatgtaaggaatgtaACAAAGCCTTCAGACAGAGTGCACATCTTAATcagcatcagagaattcacactggagagaaaccctatgaatgtaatcaatgtggaaaagccttcagCAGACGCATAGCCCTTACTCTGCATCAAAGAattcatacaggagagaaaccttttaggtgtaatgaatgtgggaagaCATTTGGCTATCGCTCACACCTTAATCAACATCAAAGAATTCACACTGGCGAAAAGCCCTATGAGTGCATAAAATGTGGGAAGTTTTTTAGGACTGACTCACAACTTAATCGACATCatagaattcatactggagagagacCTTTTGAATGCAGtaaatgtgggaaagccttcagtgaTGCTTTAGTTCTAATTCATCATAAGAGAAGTCAtgcaggagagaaaccctatgaatgtaacaAATGTGGGAAAGCATTCAGTTGTGGCTCATACCTTAAtcaacatcagagaattcatactggagagaaaccctatgaatgtagtGAATGTGGAAAGGCTTTCCATCAGATCTTATCCCTTAGGCTACACCAGAGAATTCATGCTGGAGAAAAACCCTATAACTGTAATCAATGTGGGAACAATTTTAACTGTGCTTCAGCCCTTAGACGACATCAGAAAATTCATAATAGAGAAGCTCTCTGA